The genome window GTTAAATTACCTTCCGTTGTGTCAGTATACGTgccacatacatacatacattgtcttTTCGTTAAATTACACAGGCAAATTTTCACAGGTAGAAATTACTTTAAATGCATCTATAGTTGACTCAAACAAGGACCTGTCATTAATTTGGTGTGGTTTATTATTGTCCTTCTAATGCGAGGATATAAGGTGAAGGGGGAACCTTAAGTATCCGGAGAAAAGACACACGGCCTGTGACCACGACCTAGCAACTGTCACACAAGGTGTTCGACCTCTTGAACTCGAGATGAAAGGCTTTTAGTAATATGTCGGAATATCTTAATCACACCCTACCGTAGCCTCTTATCAATtagtaatattttgtttcatcTAAGAGCTACTACACAAATGTAGATACAACTTGACAGCGCTCTAATTAGAATAATTCATTTGAAACAttgtacattaattttttttacgtTAAATGTGATGATAGTCATTGACATAATAATACACTGACAAACTACATTGATTACTACTGTGATGTATCCGTGTTCTAACAAACCGGTCAATATTACTTTTTACTATATCTCTGTCATCCATTTACGTTTGACCAGAAACCTGTTTTTCCTATCCAGGATAATACATTCATATTCACCCTGTCCTGATATATTCAGGGTGACAATCATTTAACCCCTTCATATCTACCCTTTGTGTGTTTCtgtaaattctataaaagtaAATCAAGAATTCCCCGAAAGTTGTATGTTCCGTTATGTATATATCGTGTAAAACTCTCAACTGCCCTGTGTCTGCCCCTAAAACTTACAGACACTAATGGTATATCCACTGGTCAAGTCTGACTGAAAGGCCTTACGTCAAAGATGTTGATTTAttcatgtgttttgtttacaaagtAACCGCAAACCCACAAGGCAGGTTTTCTCATCCTTTAATGTATTTAACGTTGAATGCTAATTCTAcgaaaacattttgatattccTATTTTTTAGTAATCATTTTGTTAATTGTACGTTTGTTGTGGAGATAAGTCGTGCGTGTTTTCAGTGGAAATGATTCCATCTTCTTTGTTCGAATGACAACTTGTTTTGCTGAATATCACATGACGAAGTGCAGAATGCATTCAATCACCAacaatgttggttttttttattatacatgaatTATATTCTCTATAagatctttttcatttttttttcagttactgATATTATTGTCGCAAATTATCGAGACCAGTAAAAATGGACAACATGTCGGTCCCTACGTATCACGTGGTCATGGACGTGGACTGCACAAGTCATCCAATCATGGTGGATCCTGAAAAAGACCCGTATGTGAACATCAAACAGAGGCTGTATCGCACTTCATCATTCTATAAAGACTTCAAACAACCCGATGATGAGCCTGCTACAGTGATGGACAAGTGCAAACAGGAAGTCTCTAGCATGTGCGCATGCACGAAAGAGAGACGAAAAAAGTTCTTATACAAACTTTTCCCTTTTATCAAGATTTACCAGAAATACAATTGGAAAGTCGATCTCCCGAGTGACATCATCGCTGGCTTCACTGTCGGAATAATGCAGCTTCCACAAAGTAAGGAGTTAAAGCTCACTTAGAGCATCTGAACTTTTTAAATTAACAAGAGAAATATTTATATcgcataattattttttcaataaacacattttaatgtttaatgcttaaatgtaGTTATACAAGGTTTGAttaaatgttaacattttgctTAAATATAGAAATTCGGAATATAAGTGATACCTTGAAGGTTTATATCTCCTTAAAACACCACGCTGTATCCGCCCCATTCTATCGTCAGTTGTTATTTCCCACTTTACCCACAGGTATGGCCTACTCTATGTTGGCAGACCTCCCTCCTGTGGTTGGCCTCTACATGTCTTTCTTCCCAGTCCTCATCTACTTCTTCTTCGGAACATCAAGGCATATATCAATGGGTAGGTCTACAACGTGTGAACAGAACAAATCGTAAAGTTGATCCGAAATTGATAGTAAATATCATCATTGTACCTAAAGGGACGATTTCAAATTGTGTCTGCTTTAGTCCTGTTTTGCTTTTCGGTATAAccattatttctttttatgcTAGTATCTTGGGCAATTTCAATTAGTTTGCATTATATCTGGACATATTGAGCACGGATGCCTTTTCATTACCATACTAGCtgattattcaaaataatttaccaTACTTGTATCCGTTGTTACCAGTTCATACTGAACAAGTAGTAAAATAATGACGTTTCCAAAATGCATAAAATGTGCTTAGCCAATCACAAATGATGAAACTTTTTGCACCGTTATCTGTGATTGGGTAAGTCTTACGTTAAGATTGGTTTCGTCTGTTTTATGATCTTTGGGTAATACCCATACAGGAACAAGatttatgtttaaaaacaattacatCGATATGATTACAGGTACTGTTGCTGTGGTCAGTTTAATGACGGGGTCTGTCTTGTCCAGACTTGGACCTCAGTACACGGAGTCCGTACCAGGGAGTATGTGGGCAGCTAATGGGACAGAAACGTTCCTTGGTGCCAACTTCAGTTCGGATTTATCGACAACAACGCCGGGCGCCCCACCGCCACATCTACTGTCCAGACATGAAATCGACATGCAGAGGATAGCCATAGTATCGTCCTTCTGTATCCTTGTAGGAATAatacaggtaggtcacatgggcAACCAGTCGTAATCTGCTAGTCTAAATTACACAGGCTAGTCACGTGTTCTCTTCCTCTAATACATACTTTTGGACTGGGCACTTATATTGCGATATTGCAATACTTTATGATAATTAGTCATATTTTGTATGCAAAAAAATGCAAGAATTTATTTTTCGCAATGTTGTATGTTAATGTGTCTATTTCGGGTACTCCTGTCATATCTATAATAATATAACATACTTTAACGAACTGCTTAAGCGTTTAGTTGAGTTATCCTTTTGACATACATCAAGCGTTCAGTTGAGTTATCCTTTCAACATACATCCTCAAtccaatgatttttttttgacTTTGTAGGTTATATTCGGGGCGTGCCGACTAGGGTTTGTGACCACCTATATGTCGGATCCATTGGTCAGTGGCTTCACCACAGGGGCAGCTGTCCACGTTTTCACCAGTCAAGTCAAGTATATCTTCGGACTGAGCATTCCAAGATTTGGAAATCTCTTCCAAATAGTTTTTGTAAGTTGATACCATTAGTCAATATATATACGATTATAAAAgaattgttagattgcattcaTTGAAGAATAAATGCAATATGGGTGGCAGATAAAAAGAATAGTGCCGTCAGGGCGCTATGACAATCCTTTAACAATCCTttgattgttatatttacattttactttctagttcaaagtaaaacataattaagatgcgagtgaacatttgtatttcccgcttcagccatttaacctcaacagccaagttcaatgtgatagaaaatagtccctataaaaattgaaaagataacaaagtttcattgtttttcaatagcttttcagtttactttcacctttacaatttacattttttttcatgagtTTCATATCCAaaatggttcattcaactaTAATGTAAATTTTCCCGCGCtgactaacatggtgtcagtaaagACTCCATTTATGTAGTTATTACTACACCAAttcaagtctaggctgcatttattggctcataatgcagatcacgattatcattacaGTAATGGGAGTGgcagtggcaaaatgtaaatatgtttttctgATATAGGATGTTTCCATACATATAGTTGATCTTTTTCTAAAAGACTATTTCGTAAGACTTTATTACAAGGTCTTCAAAAATTTGATTCGTAAAAATTTATAATgctcttttttattttaaaggaaaaagCGATACAAGTTATTAGTACACGTGCTGTCGATATGTGATTGGAAACGAGAGTAGTTTACCTTTAATctatctttataaaaaaaacttagtGATCGTGACATTTTTTTGCAGACATATAAAGCCATATTCAGTAAGATTCATGAGGTACAACTTGCAACGGTTCTAACCTCAGCAGTCTGTATCGTGGTGATATATATAGTCAAAGTTCAAATTAACCAAAGATTCAAGGACAAACTGAAGATCCCTCTCCCCATAGAACTGTTAGTGGTAAGTATTGACATTGTATCGTTGTGATGCATCTAGTCAAAGTTCAAATCAACCAAAGATTCAAGGGTAAACTGAAGATCCCTCCCCCACTCTGATGAGTATCGATACTGGGGGCACTATAAGGTAATGATGAAATATGTATAGGAGAAAAATCtaaaactgtggaatagtcaagataatgaattgttcgaGGCCCGTAAGGGCATAGAACTATTCATTGTCCTGACTACtccacagtttgaggtgttttctcatacttaaaacatggtGGTGCTCTCCACTATTCCACTGGGTATTGTTTACCTATTCCACAGCTCCAGGTAAACCCTTACTACCTATTCAAACCTGGATACCtatttgtgatttatttatttacctcatTCGGAGAACAAGAATCATGATTTTTTAACGATCCATGCACAGGTACTATATGGTACTCACACTGAAACATTTCCTCAGTTTAGGTTTCACTGTTCAACATGGAGGACCATAGATATGTAGCTCTGTATATGCAGTAGTGATGATTTGGGATATAACTTTGAAGTGATTTGGGCAAAAATCTTTTCCCACGCAGCACAGGCCTTAGAGGGAgataattttgcaaaatttagaagaagaagaagaaaaaaatccccAAAGTGTTtgatatatacacaaaatagtGAACTCATGTAGCAAAAAAGTATGTTTTTTAAAAGTATTCCTTGTGAATTATTATCTTCTTGAAAAGTGTTGGGatgttaatttgtttgattgatgccatttttatggaatatacaaaatatgaggAAAAAGCATGTCAAGCATCTGCACTATCATTTTGGCAGAAAATTCAGCATTCGCCTCATGGGATTTAATCTTCTCTCTTCTGGATCTGTTCAAGTGAATTCTTTTGTGGGTTATGGATACAGTGGCTGTGAAAGAACTTGTGAAATCTATTTTGGAATTAAGtgataaaattgtatacatatatatatatgcttattggtattatgaaaataagtttcCAAATACATCACAACATTGACAAGTACCTGGGTTTATCTTAAGTTAATCTCTATAAGGATTTAATAAATGAGGATGTATTTCTGACTTCATGCTAAGCTATATTCACAAGTCGCTACATTTACCttcaactgtggaatagttaccttttcccgtggaatagttcacaaactattccacagcaaaaagtaactattccacagtagtAGGTGATACTAAATTATAGTAGACTTTGCTCCAACTATACCTCGagctataacaatagatgaTATCACAGTTATGTTTTAAAACGTTTTAGAATTATCAAATATGCACTTTTGCACATTACGTGACTGggaaattttaagatatgacagTTATGAAAAGTGGAAATAACAGATGCAAAAACCTTTAATTATAGGTGTGAAATGGTACATGAGTAGAAACcaagatttttttatagaaagTATCAAATATGAAGAACtgtatattattacattattgtttttaactTTCTACAGATCATCCAACCCAATCAAGCTAAGTAATCTTAAATGTCTGTCTGTTGCTTcagacaaatatttttttataaaatgcaatatgtagaTTGTGAATAAGAATTGAACTATTTGGATATTTTTGTCTATATCAGGATGTCTATAACTAATACTCCTCATCTTATAACAGGTTATTGCAGGGACGGCGGTATCACACTTTGCCAAATTTAAGACAAACTACGACATGAAAGTAGTAGGAGAGATTCCTGCTGGGTATGTACTGTTCTGTGCTTACTGGGTTTTCCCATGTTTGAGAATGAAAATCACATTCGGCATtagaatgttttgttttaatccGCACGTTAGGATGAAGATGTTTCGTTGTATTCACCAATTATGCTTCGTCATTTTCATTACTTAATGGCTTTCAAAAACAATAGGTTTCATCTGATAATATACATACGGATTCAAGAAACGCTAATAAAGTTATTCCCCGCATGaactgaaataattattttcactGCATAAATCCTTGAAACTTTTAGTGTAAAGTTTCTGTTTTCAAAATGAGAAATAACAAACGTTCCAAATCCATCTACTAATGCGAGAACAATATATATCCTTTCAGGAAAAAGGTTcagaaaaaatgttaataacAGTTATATTGAACATTCATTTCGCAGGATTTATTTGTAAGTAAATACAGAAATTACCAAAAGCGGTTATTTTTAGGTTGTGACGTAATTTAAAGAGTTTGTGGAGCACGATCTTAAGTGACGTCGATATACTAGTCGTACAATAATCAGCATTTTTATTACCAATTCTTTGAATTATTAccaaaacaaaataagaaaatgatgtttttccCAGGACTATTATCTTTTCCTTGTTGACCtacatacaattgtacaatcCGAACAGGTCGTGCTTTACTAAACTATTGGGTACAGTTGTTCAAGTGATAGTTTTGGCACAGACTTACAATATAAAAATTGAGGTCATTTTCTTATCCTAATGTAGAATTGTAAACCTCTGAGTATTATTCTAAGTAGTATGCATGGATATGACCACAGGCTTCTGAAATTTTACTTTGTAAGTGCCAGTAATTGTTTGAACAACTGATGACAAATTACATCTTCAATTATTGATACACGTATTTTCCTACTGATTGTTTCGAAGGAAGGAAAGTATGCAAAACAGTGCCAATTGATATGCAAACACAACACGCATGCACACAACTCTCTATAATGGACACACATTCTCTCACCTCCTTCAATCTAACTTTCTGTCTTTGTACGAACTGTGACACTTTGACAGTGATCATGCTTTTTGTCCTTACTGATGATTTGCAATGGTTCCATTCAGGTTTACTgataagaaaataatatttttattctgtCAATGTGAAAAAAGTAAACTGTCTTATTTTAATCATGCAACATTTCTTACGATACATTCAATGCATCTTACCCTGGTTAGTTTGAAGAGAACGCATGGCATTTAATATCTTAATCACATCGCTACTAACACCGGTGAATTTTCAATGCAGACTTTCCTCTCTATGTGCAAACACTACACAACATTCAAAACACAtactataattattacacaccTTTTATGCGGCAATCAATGACCACTCTTGTTCAATCTGTAAATGgtctaaaacaaaaatataacagcGAAATCTCACAGTAAGTTATAGCAAAATTACGAAATAACGTCAAGTTAATATAACGATATAAAATTTACTTATTGTTTAAGTAGTTAGCATTACATTACTATAATATTATGTTATGTATACTCTATACTTGCAGGTTACCTGACCCGATCCTACCCACGTTTACAGGTATGGGGGAATACTTCAGTGACGCTGTGATCGTGGCCATCGTCGCGTTCGCCCAGTCTGTATCATTGGCAGCTCTGATGGCCAAAAAACATGGTTACGTCATAGACTCTAACCAGGTAAATTATCATTAGGAAACAATTAAAATCTAGAGAATATTGCTTATAAAGAGGTTTTATCATGACTCAAAATAAAAGGGATCTTAAAATTAGTCAAAAGTTATTTTCATGTTTCATTATCTTATATAACTGGAAGTTATATAACCTTTAATTATTTAGTATAACTTTAAGCTGcataataaaaccaattttcacaTTCAGGTTGTGTTTTGCTTTGCAGGAGTTCATAGCTTATGGTTTAGGTAACATATTTGGTTCGTTTTTCTCCTGTTACCCGTTTGCTGCATCTGTTTCCCGAAGTTCTGTACAAGACTCGGCTGGGGGAAAATCTCAGGTAATAACCaggaaacaaatatttataatatagatGAAACAAACGCATACcgataaaaatgtatttccgtttaaaatatattatctttaaAGGTAAAAACGCATTTTAAGTACGATTGGCAGGTTGTTTTATAGCTTAGCTTATTTGAGAAGTGGTTAAGCATGCTTTAATTGTTCTCTTTTTGTTCTTTTCCAGATGACGAGTTTATTTTCCGCGGCTCTGGTGCTAGTTGTTATTCTTATCATCGGACCTCTGTTTGAGTCCCTACCCAATGTAAGTATCTTTCTTGATATTTAACATACACACCCATCTAGTACTTATCATTGGACCTCTGTTTGAATCCCTACCTAATGCAAGTAACCatctaaatatttaacatacaCACCCATCTAGTAGTTATTCTTATCATCGGACCTCTGTTTGAGTCCCTACCCGATGTTAGTATCTATCTTGACATTTAACATACACACCCATCTAGACTTCACATTTCAATGTAATACTTTCATAATTCTATATACTGTAGATACGCTTATGATATAAAATGAGAAAAGTTCAGTAACGCAAAAACGTTGGGAAAACTTTGATAATACGCACACTTGCTTCTCAAGAGGAGGCCGAATTACGAATGTTCCGGACAGTCTTTTCAGAAAATTCGTTCTCTGGCATTTTGTGTAATAGcacatatgtaataattatataatgttttgtatattacatattgtgTAATGATCGTATATTGTAATAGTTATAATTTATTGTGTTTTGTCTGTTACAGTGTGTATTGTCGTCAATCATCGTTGTGTAATGATTGTATATTGTAATAGTGATAAGTTATCATGATTTGTCTGTTACAGTGTGTATTGTCGTCAATCATCGTTGTGGCTTTGAGGAGTATGTTTCTACAGATATTTGAACTAAAAAAGCTGTGGAAAGTCTCCGGTTTCGACTGCGTTAGTATTTATCttaatgtataatttatatggAGAAATGTTGAcattacaatgaaatatattacTTAAGAGTTTGGTCcattttgtctaatatatagtAAATTAATTAACAAGGAACAATTAACTTGTAAAATCCTTGACCACATAATATGATAATGAGACTActgagaaaaatatatatgtatgttaacGTAAGCAGTATTAAGGTTGATTTTAAGTTTTTGTTAGTAATTGGTAAATAATGACATGTAATACACACGTGTGTGTTATTTACAGATGATCTGGATAGTGACCTTCCTGGCAGTAGTTATACTGTACGTAGATCTGGGGTTGTGGATCGGACTTATCTTCTCCTTCTTTACTGTTGTACTCCGCACACAAAGGTACATACTGTGTTACTCTATAAAGGAAATATTGGTGATACAATtataatgtatttgatattcATCTGGTGATATTCACTATGTATTTGGTACATTGTTCAAGTGGATAACTTTAAAGTAAGGatgttcaaaaacaaaaatgtgtcAGACAAATTTCGATTGTGTTTTAGGGCTAAGGCCGTCACACTTCAGCGTATATCAGATGTTGATATTTATGCTGATGACAAGAAGTATATGAAGGTGAGTAACACTATAAAGCTACTTATTGTGGGTTTTACCTACGTTATCAATTAAAAGGTATTATATATGcatttaatatacataataaaatataaatctaaCGCAATCCAAAAGATGTATGGCATGGATTCATATAACCTGACATTTGTATGATAAACAGACACGACAGAATCCCGGTGTCCGAGTTATTTCCTTTAACTCCCCTCTCTACTACGCCAATGGAGATATATTCCTCCGTCAAGTCTTCACAATTTCCGGAATGAAGCCACAAAGGGTGCGAAAGGAAATCAAACGGTTCGGCTCAGTAGCGGAATTTAGACGAAATGTAAgcatatttgatataatatgaTTTCAGATGACGTTGACATTGATTTTTTTGCTAGGTCAATATTATTGTCTTGTTGAGAACTGAGTAAGTTGTATTCCATTTGTATTTGCACTAGAGCTAATGGTATTCGGTAAATTGATGACCTTTTTTTGTACTAAATATAAAGGTCAGCggaagtattttatttttatgataatatttgtAAATCATTAAATCTAGATAATTGTTTTTTCTGGAAAATCTGTCAGGCATCACAGACAAAAGATAATTCAGATAGTTTAATTATTATGTGATTTATATGTTGTAGACCGCCAGACTACAAATGACCCGTAAAGACGCTAACCCTAGCCAATCACATGGCGGAATGTCCAACGGCACGAGCGACAAGGACAGTAACGATAACTCTGCTACATTAGTACACCATATAGTACTGGACTTTTCTTCTGTGTGTTTTGTGGACTCTGTCGGGTGTAAAGTTCTTAATCAGGTACAGCACTTAATACTACActtgtaaaataataaataaataaaaaaatataaaaaaaataataaaaacctGCCTAGTTCACTTGTTCTCAGTAAATTCAATTCGTTAATGATGAAATTCTTTGTTTATCTCATTTGTATTTTTTGAGTTCTCAGTTTTTGAAATCTATctcaaatatttctataaaaagcACATGAAgtgtgttgttatattttttttcttttctgttttgTAGCTTTTTAATGACTATAGGTCTATTGGTGTCAAAGTTTTCCTCGCCTGTGTCAGTGGTATGTATTCTTACTTTTATTATTCTTAAGGTATTTGGTCATTCAATAGTATGCAAGATGTTGttcatttatttactttttcagCTTATTCTTTCTTATGAGTGTAGAATCCCACTAATACTATGAACATTCGTTTTTCACAAAAAAGTGAGATGCTGCATAGTAAATTGccctttgttttttttttctcttttttaaatttttgttatcAAATGTGAGAAAAATATTTGTCAGTGAATTGTTTCAGATTTTGTTTTAGTTCAATTTTAGTTCAGATTTGGTTTTAGTTCATATTCAATTGTTACAGTTACTTCCCCTAAACCTTATCACAAACTATTCCAAAGGAAAAGGTTACTATTCCACAGTAATAGGTGATAATAgcctaatttagaaagaacaaccaaTTACCTATTTATatgcaaaatatcaacaaaagtttaataccacaactgtttctataaagagttaaatttggcaaaaatggctgaaaatggtgtattttgtagctcaaaattaaggggtaggggtagcatatgttgttatttagagaaaaaatatgagtcttattaatcaaaacttgtatattttaaaagaagactaaaggaaaataaattcttcaaacttccatacatatagaacatctcattaggaaattatggctttaaactcttgtgtatatggtcaaaacggcaaaaatccCATAAAATCTAAGATTTTGTCAAcatggtatctttgagtgacaatatctcaaaaacaagcacaccgacatctgttttttcttccatttccttgtatggtatgaactccaatttccaaaaatctatatgagaaaaaaaagtttaatacaagaaaattttgacttctcagaggtgtacatccttaacaaaatgattttcaaaataaatgtactAATTTATCAAACACTGCTAAAAgaatgttttgttaatttgtaGATGATGTTTGGTCGGTATTGAAAACTACAGGATTTCTGGAGAAGTATGAGAAGAACGTCTACATGTCAGTAAACGACGCTGTGGTGGTGGCTATCTCCGAGGGAGAGAGCCACAATGAGGAGGTGAGTGTgacctatatatacataaactaaTTAGTGTATCATACCGTAGTCCAGAAACACTGACCCAGAACGTTTTTGTCTCTGTTTGATAGGATCAGGCGTGTTTTGGAGTAGTGTGGAGCTACAAGAAATGCTGTAAATacgtattttatataaaaacgtATTTATATACAGGCATGATCGAAGTGTATCCTTATTGATGCATTAATCACATGTATAACAAAAGATTTCCCTTTATCATAAACAAAAAGCAAACGCACATTTATTAAATCCTATATAGTGTACATACGTCTGAAAACTCGTCGCATGCTTTGTAACAGTAAAATGTGTATACTGTTGATCGATAAATCAAAAACCATTATATGATAGTCAAAGTTAT of Argopecten irradians isolate NY chromosome 7, Ai_NY, whole genome shotgun sequence contains these proteins:
- the LOC138327461 gene encoding prestin-like, whose translation is MDNMSVPTYHVVMDVDCTSHPIMVDPEKDPYVNIKQRLYRTSSFYKDFKQPDDEPATVMDKCKQEVSSMCACTKERRKKFLYKLFPFIKIYQKYNWKVDLPSDIIAGFTVGIMQLPQSMAYSMLADLPPVVGLYMSFFPVLIYFFFGTSRHISMGTVAVVSLMTGSVLSRLGPQYTESVPGSMWAANGTETFLGANFSSDLSTTTPGAPPPHLLSRHEIDMQRIAIVSSFCILVGIIQVIFGACRLGFVTTYMSDPLVSGFTTGAAVHVFTSQVKYIFGLSIPRFGNLFQIVFTYKAIFSKIHEVQLATVLTSAVCIVVIYIVKVQINQRFKDKLKIPLPIELLVVIAGTAVSHFAKFKTNYDMKVVGEIPAGLPDPILPTFTGMGEYFSDAVIVAIVAFAQSVSLAALMAKKHGYVIDSNQEFIAYGLGNIFGSFFSCYPFAASVSRSSVQDSAGGKSQMTSLFSAALVLVVILIIGPLFESLPNCVLSSIIVVALRSMFLQIFELKKLWKVSGFDCMIWIVTFLAVVILYVDLGLWIGLIFSFFTVVLRTQRAKAVTLQRISDVDIYADDKKYMKTRQNPGVRVISFNSPLYYANGDIFLRQVFTISGMKPQRVRKEIKRFGSVAEFRRNTARLQMTRKDANPSQSHGGMSNGTSDKDSNDNSATLVHHIVLDFSSVCFVDSVGCKVLNQLFNDYRSIGVKVFLACVSDDVWSVLKTTGFLEKYEKNVYMSVNDAVVVAISEGESHNEEETESSDSGPEEIESRPEDRLLAGQPR